TCGTGTTCATCATATGGAAAAACTATAGGGTCCCTGTGAAACGACTAGGAAGAAATATTATTCCATCCTCTTTGAAATTAGCGACTGAATATCACTGTACGCTTTTCGGAGAGAATTGACTTTCACATTGTTCTTCTCCGGGCATCTTACAGAGCCACGAACACGGAACACTCCGTCGAAGGTGGAACGAATCAGTGCACCGTCTCGGGGTGTAGAAGGGTTGTCTCACACCATCAAACTTGAAAACTTCCTGtggaccacatgatcagcacggGATTTCATCGGCTTCGCACTTATCGGTATTTTACAACTGTGAAGGTGGACGAGTGGCCAAGATGGTTGATAAGTTGCTAACAGCTCTTGTGATTATACAGCGTTGTGCGCTCCGCACGAGGTTGGAACAAAAAGCACAGCACAAGTGTTCCTCGTTCTCTAAAAAATGTATTCATGCGCCACAAGCTTTCTCGAAACCTAAAACATCGACGGCGATAGTGGTGTATGGGCCAACTAAACACACAAAGAGGCTTGTAGTATCGCCTCTCTCCACTGCAGTACAAATTGTTAGCAAAAAGCTTATTAACATGATGCCACACATGCACTGGCAAGCATGAAGGTCTTGTTGGCAGAGAAGACAGCCTGCTACGTAACATCTGCGATGAGATTGCCGGTAGACGTAAACAAAGTGTTTGTGTTACATATGGCTTCGCGTACCTGCGTTTTCTCGAAGGCATAATGGAGCCATACAAGTGATGGCTGGcttcccttctttttcttttttttttagccgtCCTTGGTTGGTCAGTGAACCAGGCGTCTCACCATGTTTGCGTATCGAGAGTGTTGTTGAAAGTTGCTAACGGCCATGCACGCACTCAATAAACAACTAGCTACGTCGTAGAACATTCGTGTTCGATCTGGATTTAGCGCAGCTGTCGCGTATATACTAGCTGAAGATACCGACAGTATTGGAATTTTTTGCACAGTCTCGTAAAGCATATcttatcgggggggggggggggggggggtctgggaAGCGAGCCTAACTTAATACAAATAGTAGACGAAAATGCGACGCAAGTGTACGTTTATTCCACGCATATCTGTGTACTTCCCGAGGTTTACCAATATCCTGCTTACTTACCGGTCTACTCACTCTATACACATGCTGTCAGCGCACACTGTTATAAAGAGGCTCAAAAGGCACAGATGTCATATCTCACATAGATTATCAGGGTTGCATTGACACTGTTGGTAGCGAATTTGTGGCCATGAGGGTTCGGACACAAATCGAAGTGCGAGGTCAAGTTTTAACAGTTCGTGCTGATTTCTGGCATTCagcagctttctttcttttttttttttttttgcagcgcgaCAACAAGGCGTTTCCTCCGTTTTCAGAGACAGGACAAACGAAAGAGTAAATCAAAGTAAAAAGTACATAAACGCGTCAAAATTCTTCCGTCTTACGCTCTTTTTCCGCAAGCATTCCATGAGGTGGTTTTTCTTCACGGATAGGAGGGTGAGAGAAGTTATTCGGGGAGTGGAAAGGACTTGACACTGGCTCCAGAAGGTGGCGTATATAAGAGCCATTTGCAAGCGTCTTGACTCGAGACACAGCCTCATAGTCACCGGGTCTGCAAGAACCGTACTCGGATACCACACACTGCTTCCCCACAACCGTGACGGAACTATGAAGATCTTTGTAAGAATGATGCTTCTTGTTTGCTTAATACACGCGTCTTACGAGCTTCTAGTGACTGAAGAAGATATGACCAGGCTTCACCCTATGTTTTGAAAAAGGGCTGGTCTTCTTATTTGTTAGGGGCGGACAAACGTTTGCCCGAACGTTGGCTCTTGCCTGTATGTTCTGGTATGCGAATCACTTCAGTTAGTAACATTCATGAAGGCTTTGTCATCTCTGTCTGTGAAATAGTAGTGTATGAATTTCACGCTGAATGTTTTTGTAGCACTGCACTTTTCATCTTTTTAAGCCCAGTTACTTCAAAGCTTGAGTTATCATCCCCGTGATTTATGGACATCCATCCATGGAACCATCTCTCGGCGGCAGCTACAGTGTCATTCGATAACACAATAAGAAATATGAGAGAAAAAAACGTATCTTTTGAAACGAGCTAGTTATCGAAAACAACTTTGAGATCTATACTGTAGAGACTCAATGAAACGCTGTGGTGAAATTTCAGTATCGCACTACAAAGCGTGCGGCTTTCCAAGACAATTGAACACAGCCACTGTGAAATACGTGTGACTTTTATGTAAACTAATAAACAACCAGGGAAGCAACGCTGTTTGCAATGTGACACTATAAATTTAACAAAATGTTTGATTACGTATTTGCTGTGTACAATCAGGAGTCGTTTGTGATAAGGAGCTTTTTTCGTGACATATGATTTTTTTGCCTATTTCCCATTTGTTTACGGCAGGCCCCCGCATTTCCCGCCGAGAGATAGCGCTACCTGTGAATGTGTCCAGACCCTCATCCTGTGAGCTTAATTTCTCTATTGCTCTAATATATGCACACACACGTACCCAGACGACTTAGCGGGGAACATGGCCACTATTTTTGGGTGCAACGCAGACGTGATTTAGGATCCACAGCTCGCATTATGAAGTAATGCAACTTTGCTGCTAGAATTGTTCATCATCGATAGCTTCTTCGAAACTCGTGGGGTGACGTTTAAAATATTATTAAGgcaaccttgtttttttttttcagttgtcgCTGCTCAGCCTATTCGTTGCCATTGCGGTTGCGGCAGCTGGCTACGGCTATGGTGGGTACGGAGGATATGGCGGCTATGGCCTCGGTGGTTACGGCGGCTATGGTGGATACGGTGGCTATGGTGGATACGGCGGCTATGGTGGTTATGGAGGCTACGGTGGCTACGGGGGATATGGCGGCTACGGTGGCTATGGCCTCGGCGGATATGGTGGATACGGCGGCTATGGTGGTTACGGAGGCTACGGCGGCTATGGAGGATACGGACATGGCTTCTATGGGTAGAAACTGCAGAAAACCGCGTTGATTATATTTAAATAAAGTGTGGAGCTAACAATAACTGAAGTTTTCTCAAGTGCCTTGCGTTTACGATGCGAAATGAATATGCAATAGCGTCGTTCAAAGCGACCACATGACGAATAACTCTAATTGCGAAAAAGTACCTTTTAAATGGTGATCGACGTGTAAACTTTGTCCCTTTTCTTACCGTTTGAGGTTGAGGGAAATAGGTAAAAGTGCTCATAAAAACGCTCTTAAGAAAGACAGTGGCGGATTGTGCGTTGTTAAGTTCTTTCCAGAATTCAGGTGGCATCAGCGACATTTTCCGCACAATGATATATCTCCCCTTCCAGTCTTCGCCTACCCCTACATTCCTGCCATGTTTGGACGCCGTAAGCTGGAAGACATTGGAACACATAAAACCTTTTTTTAACAAGTAGGCACAGGTGTTTCATTTGGAAACAACTGCATACACAGTCAACTCACTTGGTGAAGCATTGAAAACGTACGAATCTACTTGTAAAGCGTTTATAAGCATTTAACACATACTGAAGCATTCGGGAGGCTTCATTTGACGTAACAATCAAAGCTCGCAATTCAACTGTGGCACTCAGATTCGAGAAGCTGCGGTACATGAGGCCATTCTGGTGGTCAGACCTGTAAAGCAGCGCAGACGGCTGATAATCTCACTGAATCAGAACAAGTCGCCACTGGAAACTTAACGTGGGAACGATAAACACTCGGATCCTGTCGATTGAAGCTACTCTAGCAGTGTTATTTGACGAGCCAGAAGGCGCTGATTGGGATATTATTGCCCCAGGTAAAGTATAAACTGGGGAAGCGTTTTCAGTGCTAACGGACATGACCGCTGCTAGAGACGGTTTCCTGAAATGACGGAGTTATTAACATGCGAAGTCTGTTGAAAACATTTGCAGTATCAGTGCAAACACAACAATGTGTGCTAGATTATAActgtaatttctttattttttttttcagatactgcaggcccttctcgggcccatgcaggagggaaTACAAATAATATACACAGATGATAAATAGACATGCACTGTATATCTTGGCAcaagtaaaaaaatattacatAGCAAATTAACAAATGAAAAGACAGCCCTCAGCAGcactgtacacacacacacatacacacacacacacacacacacacacatatatatatatatatatatatatatatatatatatatatatatatatatatatatatatatatatatatatatatatatatatatatatatacaggccgCACACATCAAGAAAAAGTATTATTTACAGTATATTCTGTAAATGAAGCCAACGACCCAGAGTTCACAACTTCCTCGGTCAAGTTACAAGTTACTCCAATAAGTAATCGCATAAGGAAGTAGAGCAAACTTGTGGACATTAATGTGGCTATCTGGTTGCCTAAAGGTTTTGTTGTGAGTTGTTCTGGCTGAAAGCTTTGAAAGATGTTGAAGGTAACACTTTCGTGATAACTTAAAGTCCCCATGATAAAGCGGGTAAATGAATTTTATTCTTGATACTATCCTGCGCTGCTTAAATTTTTGTATGTTTGCCTCATTACGTAAATGAATTACACTAGAATGCCTAGAGTACACGAAATATATGAAACGCAAAGCTAACTTCTGAACTCGTCCGATTTCTTGAATCAATTATAAACAGAAAGTAGTGCTGAAATGGGCTTCAGAGTACAGACGTGACAATGAACTGGCAGCACATTTCGATAAGGACGCTAAATTGCCAATTTAAACGTCGTGCACCCCGAGGGACATACTCATAATGAACTTGAACGGGAGAGTTGAGTAAAACCGAAAGTAGAGGAAGCGTCTTGGTTGATACAGCGGACACGATACGACGACAAAGAGTTTAGTTTAAAAGAAATTTTTATTTCCGAGTCAGCACCTGTCCCGTGTTATTATTCTTCTTAGTCATCTCAAGTGCGCTGTATCAGCCAAGATGAATGCATGCCAACTTGCTCAAGCTTCCGTTCTTATAAAAAAAGCAATGGTTAACACCACATTCGGTTCTGGTCCTTTAGAAATAGTAGAGGAGAGATAATAAGGTAAGTCGCTGAACGAAGCTAAATCTGTGCAATCCGTGCACCACCTATCTCGAATGCATAGCTATAGAAAGTACACACGAAAATGTCCAGCAAAGATTCCAAGGCCTAAAGAGATTCTATATTATGCGGTGGCCCAGGCATGTACTTCGGGCATAGAAGTAATCAGAAAGGTAAAATATTCTCACTGATAGCCTCTCTTTCAGAGGAGAATAAGAATGAAACTGAGGTTTAAAATATTGTGAAGGAAATATTTATATAGTCCGAATAAGAACACATGAGTTTGGGACTATATTTGAGAGCAACCACGATGGCATagtacatgaaaaaaaatgtatttcaCAGAATTAACGAAACCACAAACAGACACATTTCGGAAGCAGCATTTCAGCTAGGAGGTGATACGTCACAGCAAGCAAAAATCAAGCTCTCCCATACTAAAGATACTTTAAATGGCAGTCAAAATTGCATAAAATTGTATTTTACTAAGCTTCTCGATCAGAAGAAAGCCAGTAACAAAATAGTAAATGCAAAATGATGGAAGCAGCAATAAATGAAAAAcggacagcatttttttttcttctggcaagATACACCCGTTTTTACCCCGCCGTGTGTTTTTCCTTCCACCTTCCCCTTACTAGAGGGAGGAAGTCGTCCTTAATAGGCTTCGGGCAGAAATGGTTGCCAGTGGTTGCCACTGGTTGTGACGTATCGATATTGCTCTATTCCAGTGATACAAACATATCCATACCATATTATACGCAAATACCAAGGGTTACACTGCAGTTTAGACACTCCCACAACCTGCCGCAAACCAGCCTTCTCTACAGTGACACAGCAAGTTATGACCGCTGAATACATGACAACATATTCCGCTGAATACATGACAACATATGCGTCGTTTCTTACAGCACACCGGTCTCTCGGCACGCATCTAatacatataaacacaagaactATTGTAACGCATGAAAAGAGGGTGCTTCGGTCGCCAAGTTAAGCAGTCGGGCTTCAcatgagctccgcagtttttGCTAATTGTGCCACGTTAATTCCTTCCTGTCGACTGGAAATCCTTTCTACAGTGTCCGGGAACATACCCGAACTCGACTGGTACCATTTTTGGTCCGGTCCACTGGAGACTTCATCCACCGGGCTCTTCATCATCACTTAGGCAACGCTGCGTCTTGCGAACCCCTCCTAGACTTAGCACTAGCATACGGCCGCGGCGCCCATCTGCGTCGACCGCCCGGCCTCACTCAACGCCAGAATGCTCGGCTCCTCACCGCCCAAGATGGCCTCGGCCTCATCACAGCCGTTTCCCACAACCGTTTCGCGGCCCTTGCAATGAACGACATGGACTTTTGTGCTGACGGCAATGGCAGCAACACTACGACGACTGACGCGATCAACGACTATATAAGAGGAGCTGCGCAGCATCGGCCGCACCACAGCCATTGTGCGCGGCAATAACTTACACCCAAGCCACATCGTGGGATGGAAAACTTCCGGAAAGCAAGTAAGCAACCAATTTAATGAGCCCCGGCTCAACGACGTTACCCAAAGCAGCAAGTCGACTTCATGATTTAGCAAAGTTCAAGCAAAATGCACGAAAGAAAGAATCACCAAAGTGTCCCGCATGCCACTGAATTGGCCGCGCAAAGAGCACAAGATTGTAATAAGACTGAGAGGAGGGCTATGCCTAGCGAGACTCGAAGCCGACATTCTAATGTCCGCCGCCACAACAGCTGCCAACGTTCCCAAGCCCGTAGCAAAAGGAGATACAATCTGCACTAACCCCACGCACATCATCATCGTGATCAGCCCGCCTGATGCAGAACGAGCACGTTACTACGCAAGCGTACGCTCCCTGTTCATTGGGGGCCATAACTATGAAACGCATGCATACTGCACCATGCCTCACGGCACAGTGAAAGGGGTGATCCGTGGCATCACAGTAGAGAACACTGCCGAAGATCTGCATGAGAATATCGTTAACCAAGCAGATCCGCTGGCCCTCAAAGCACAGAGGATTGAAAACACTACCTTGACCGTCATTTTGTTCGCAGGAACAAAGGTCCCCGACTACATAAAGTACGGCTCAGTTATAGTAAGATGTGTATTATACAGGCAACACCACAACGTGCGCAGAACATGCGGCCAAATCGGCCATCGGGTCGATGTAGGCCCCACACCGGAAATGAAAATCTGGTTTGCGTGTGGTGTGCCTAGACCGGAGGCAGACCACGTGGCGTGGTGCCAGCCGCAGTGCAAACTGTGTAATGAAGCCCACGCCACTGGCGTGGATGGATATACGAAATAAGTACAAGGTGCCCTTTATAATTACTCAACGCAGATGGGAGCGCAGAAAAGCGGGGTCAACGTTTTCATTGCAACACTTCCCACAGCTGCCACCACGACAACAGCAAGAACAGAAGAAAGCACATCTAtcaaaaaaaaagacgcaggCGCTCAAAGAAGCGCAACGAAAGCAGGGGATGCTCGGCGAGCCGTGGCAGAAGCACCGACGGCAAGCGCAGCGAGAACATGAATTACAATTACAACCAGCAGCGACCGGGCAACGTGGTAGGTTGGGTCCAGGCAATCAACCCGCAAGCGATGAACCGTAATCCGCTCAACCATGCTGCTCAAGTGAAGGACGACATCGTCTAGTCACTACGCGATGAAAACGACCAGCTCAAGCGATGCATCACCAAACAGAGAGCTGAAATGCAAAAGATGAACGCCAAGTTGAATTAACTCCTCAatgcgcagcagcagcagtcacAGCCGCAGCAACAAGCAACTCCGACACCACCACCGCAGACTCAaccaagacccccccccccccccccacgccaatggataataaaaaaaacttcaccATGGAGGTACAAGCCCCAGTTACCACAGAACCTAACAGCGCAAAACCCGAAACGACCAACACTGCTAGGACAAGCGAAGCGGCACCTAAGAGAGCAATCGATTATGCACGTGAGCGAAGAGTCAATGCTAGGCTGGACAGCCTAGAAAAACGTCATGATGGACTAGAACAGACCATGAAAGCCAATCCCGAAACCCTGAGCCAAGCCATCAAGGCTACTAATTATCGTCTTGATGCTACCAAAGCACGCCTCGACACGCTAGTGACACCCGTACATGGCATGCCGTCTACCATAGGAGGAATACAAACAACCTGGATGTACTAATACACGCGCTTGCGGCGTCAGGACTAATCACCCAACAAGCCTTCACCCAACAGCCATGATGGACGGGACAACGGTAACAGGCATGGCTAACCTCAGAAACATAGCACGGACACAATATCATCATCTCCTCATATGGCAATGGAATCCTAACGGCATACAGGAGAGAAAAGCATCGTTACAACACTACATACAGCAAAGCACCAAAAGACCCGACGTCATAATACGCATAGTGAAACCCCGCTGAGGCTACCGGGGTACAGATCCTTTGCAAAGCCCTTCAGCGCATGAACAGTTGCGAAAGGTGCAGGGCAGGGGATCTGCACCTTGGTAAAGAAGAATCTAACCTCAATAGATCCCGAGCTGCTGCCCAACGGTGCCATCGAACACACTATGGTCGAAATCTTCACCGGGAAGCGCAAGCGCCATGAGAGCACTTCTATAGTCAACTATCTAAAGCAATTCAAGCGAAAATGCAATTCAGGCTACGATGCTGGACAGCAGACTAGCTGTCTTTATGGAAGCCCGAAACTCAATGAGACCGCGCTTTAAACGTCAGTGCCACAACACGAAGCTGCGCAAACGTATAGCACAACTCAATATAGACATCGAGCTTCACAGTGCAGTCCTCTGCAGGCAGCAGTCGTACGCGGTGTGTCAAGAAGCCTATGGTCAACTACACAAAAGCAAGACGTGGCGCCTGCTGCGCCACTGGCTCAACGATCAGACAACCAAGGCAGCTCAGCATTACTTGCTGAACAAGACAGTTCACAAAGACGTCAAAGAAATGAGAGAGGCTGAGGTGCAACGACACCTGTACGCCAAATATCTTCCTACAACGCCCATGAACCCACTCCCCAGCTACGAAGGAGCTGCCAACGAGAGTCCCGATGCCGACATCGAAGAATGTGAAGTGCGAGCGGTTCTGCAGACAATTAACTGTAAATCGGCGTCTAGACCGGAGCACTTTACTAACAAGGCATTAAGAAACTTGAACGACACGGCGGTCGAAGCCCTCACCAAGGATTAGAACCAGTGCTGGTGGACGGGCAAGTTACCGCAACAATGGAAGACCGCTATAATGGTCCTAAaccccaaaccgggcaaaccaCCCAGAATACACAACTTGAGACCCATCTCTCTTATGCCGTGCGCGAACAAATCGCTAGAACACGTCTTACTCAACAGATGGCAACGTTATTTGGAGGGCTCCAACGTATATCCTCAGACAATGCTGGGGTTCTGGGCCAAACTGTGcaccctggacgccatgctgtTACTCAAGAACGAGATCGTGGACAGACAGTTGCCCACGTTGGACAACAGAGCGGGGCTCGGGCTCGATGTCCAGGGAGCATTCGACAGCGTACGCCACTCGGCCATCTTTCGGCAGGTGTACCACTTCCACATGGGGGAGAAGACGTTCAGTTACATAAAAGATATTCTGACCAACTGCACCACGCGGCTTGTGGCAGGAGAACTACAACTACCGTTCAAGCAGTCGGGGAGCATGGGGACTTCACAGCGCTGGGTGATTTGTTCTCTGTTGTTCAACCTCGTCATAATAGGCGTAGCGAGAAGACTGGAACGTGTTCGAAACATTAAGTACAcaatctacgcggacgacatcacactgTGGTCAACGGGTGGAAGTGACAGCCAGATCGAGGTAGCGCTCCAAGAAGCTGTCGTCACCACGGAAAAACACCTATGACCCACCGGACTGAAATGTTCACCAACCAAGTCAGAACTGCTAGTGATTTCACCGCAACGTGCGCGATGCCCGACAACACCGTACATCAACGTGGTAACCCAACATGGAACGCCGATACCACACGTGTCGACGTTCAGAGTTTTGGGTCTGCACCTCTAGGATCTGAACCGCAATAAAGTGACAGTACAGAAGCTCCACGCAAAGCTCTCGCTGCCCATCCGCTTACTGAAGAAGGTGGTCACGAGGTATCACGGCATGAGAGCCACATTTCTTACGTAGCGCCATTCTACAATCGGAAAGTGGCGGAGAAGATCAAGATTGACGCGATGATCAGAAAGGCGTAGAAGACGGCCCTGGGTCTATGCCCCCACATCAACACGGAATGCATGCTCGCGTTGGCCGTTCACAACAGACTGGAAGAAATCGCAGAAGCCCAGAGAACGGCGCAGTATCACCGCCTGTCCTAGACCAAGACGGGAAGAACGAAACTACAACGCATCGGGATCAACGCCCCGGGGATGATCCCGGAGGTAGCAAAGCAGCTACTTCAAGACATTCTCCAAGGACTGCGGGTACCACTCTTAACGAAGCACATGCACCcgcaagcatagagtttcctaatagacactagagggaactctggcgctagtatctATGGAAGCGgcacgcacggcgcttcagtgagcatgggaaggATGGgttgtacacacatttgtctaattttaaTACTTCTGGCTTGCTTCTGTCTCCGTGTGTATttttgtggcttggagctgctttttaCGAAAAAATAGCAAATGTTCAGTGTTTgcacttcacaaccttattcttttaggcttaccatttcgaatcaagtcacaaagtttaaaagggttcgttctttctttcaaaacaaaagcgtaaccagcaataaacgaagccgcaagtacgattcgccacacgcaagtacgaagactaggcaaatgcgtgtaccacccatcattcccatgatcgctgaaagatcgcagcgccagagttccctctggttaattttaggaaactctatgcccacAAGTACGCCAAAAAAATGGCGAGTGCCATAACCCTCACAAAGAGACATGCCAATAATCCGTTcgcgtactacgtggacgtggcgaagtatccCCACCGGTCGAACACTTGTACTCAGCAGCTGTGAGCGCGACAGACACTGGAGTACTTGCAACGTTGTGAAGCATACGATGCAAGTCGCCCACGCAggccgaggagtttgcaatcACACTGGCACTGGCGATCTTGGATTGCCGCATGGTTCTAGTTACTCGAAGCCGTCAATAGTCAACTTTGCTGCAAACAATGTCCatggaaccaccgcaagagtttgTTCAACTATAACAGTACTGGAAACGAATGTTACCATCAAGTGGTTCTCTGTGCATGCTGGGGAGCTGGACATGGGCCTGAACCACAACGAGGAGGCAGGTACGGAGacacacgcgctaactagccaCGGGTCTTCGTCAACACATTCTTCGGAACCGGAACGACCTGATGCCAAAGACGAAGAGTATGTCATCACGACCTACAGCGACGTTCTGTAGTAGTACAGGACGAGCAGGCCCCTTTACTCACCACCTCACTGAGAC
Above is a window of Rhipicephalus microplus isolate Deutch F79 chromosome 1, USDA_Rmic, whole genome shotgun sequence DNA encoding:
- the LOC142765710 gene encoding uncharacterized protein LOC142765710; its protein translation is MLGFWAKLCTLDAMLLLKNEIVDRQLPTLDNRAGLGLDVQGAFDSVRHSAIFRQVYHFHMGEKTFSYIKDILTNCTTRLVAGELQLPFKQSGSMGTSQRWVICSLLFNLVIIGVARRLERVRNIKYTIYADDITLWSTGGSDSQIEVALQEAVVTTEKHL